Genomic DNA from Clavibacter michiganensis:
ACCGACCCCGCCGTCCCGGCCGTCTCCTCCCCCGCATCCGACTCCGCATCCACCCCTCCCGTCGCGGAGCAGCGCCCGATCGAGCGCACCTTCCACGGCGACACGTTCGTGGACCGCTACGAGTGGCTGCGCGACAAGGACGACGCGCGGGTCATCGCGCACCTCGAGGCCGAGAACGCGTACACGGGAGGTCAGACGGCCCACCTGGAGCCGCTGCGCGAGCGGATCTTCACGGAGATCAAGGACCGCACGCAGGAGACCGACCTCTCCGTCCCCGTCCGCGAGGGCGACTGGTGGTACTACGCCCGCACGGTCGAGGGATCGCAGTACGCGATCCGCTGCCGCCGTCCCGTCGAAGGCCCCGACGACTGGACCCCGCCCGCCGTCGAGCCCGCCGCGGACGGCGCCGCGATCCCCGGCGAGCAGGTGCTCCTCGACTCCAACGCCGAGGCCGACGGCCACGAGTTCTTCTCGCTCGGCGCGTTCGAGGTGAGCCCCGACGGGTCGCTCCTCGCGTACTCGACCGACGTCGAGGGCGACGAGCGGTTCACGCTGAGGATCCGCGACCTCGCCACGGGCGAGGACCTCGCCGACGAGATCCCCGGCACCAGCCACGGCGCCACCTTCTCGGCGCACGGCGACCACCTGTTCTACGTCACGGTCGACGACGCGTGGCGCCCTGACACCGTCTGGCGCCACCGCGTCGGCACGCCCGCGTCGCAGGACGTGAAGGTCTTCACCGAGCCCGACGAGAGCTACTTCGTCGGCTTCGGCATGACGCGCAGCCGCCAGTACCTCGTCATCGAGGTCGGCTCGAAGATCACGACCGAGGTGCTGCTGCTCGACGCCGGGGATCCCACGGGCGCGTTCCGCTCCGTGTGGCCGCGCCGTCACGGCGTCGAGTACGACGTCGACCACGCGGTCATCGACGGATCCGACCGGCTCCTCATCCTGCACAACGACGGCGCCACCAACTTCGAGCTCATCGATGTGCCGGCCGACGACCCGACATCCACGACCGACCGCCAGGTCGTCATCCCCCACGACGACGAGGTGCGCCTCGAGGACGCCAGCGCGTTCGCCGACCACCTCGTGATCTCCTACCGCCGCGAGGGCCTCACGCGCGTCGGCGTGATCCCCTTCGACCGGGTCCTCGACGGCGAGCAGCTGCACGAGATCGCGTTCGACGAGCCGATCTACACGGTCGGCACCGCCGGCAACCCCGAGTTCGCGCAGCCCACCGTCCGCCTCGGCTACACGAGCCTCGCGACCCCGGCCACCACCTACGACTACGTGCTCGCGACCCGCGAGCTCCGTCTCCTCAAGCAGCAGCCCGTGCGCGGCGGCTACGACGCCGACGACTACGTGCAGACCCGCGAGTGGGCGACCGCGGAGGACGGCACGGAGATCCCGCTGTCGGTGATCTACAAGCGCGGTCTCGTGCACCCCGGCGCGCCCGCGCCGCTCCTGCTCTACGGCTACGGCTCGTACGAGGCGAGCATCGACCCGTCGTTCTCCATCGCGCGGCTGTCGCTGCTCGACCGGGGCATGGCGTTCGTCATCGCGCACGTGCGCGGCGGCGGCGAGATGGGTCGCCGCTGGTACGACGAGGGCAAGACGCTCACCAAGAAGAACACCTTCACCGACTTCGTCGCGGCCGCCGATCACCTCATCGCGCGCGGCTGGACGAGCCCGGACAAGCTGGTGGCCGAGGGCCGCAGCGCCGGCGGCCTGCTGATGGGCGCCGTCGCGAACATCGCGCCGGACCGGTTCGCCGGGATCCTCGCGGGCGTGCCGTTCGTGGACGCGCTCACGAGCATCCTCGACCCGTCGCTGCCGCTCACCGTGATCGAGTGGGACGAGTGGGGCGACCCGCTGCACGACCCCGAGGTGTACGCGTACATGAAGTCGTACACGCCGTACGAGAACGTGCGCGAGGGCGTGGTGTACCCGCGGATCCTCGCGGTCACGAGCCTCAACGACACGCGCGTGCTCTACGTCGAGCCCGCCAAGTGGACGGCCCGCCTCCGCGAGGTCGGCGCGCCCGTACTGCTGCGCACCGAGATGCAGGCCGGCCACGGCGGCAAGTCGGGCCGCTACGACGCCTGGCGCGAGCGCGCGTCCGACTACGCGTGGGTGCTCGACGTGGCGGGGCTCGCCTGAGGCGGGTCGCCGCCGTGCCGCCCTCCCGATCCGCGGCCGTGATCGCCGCCGCGCTCATCGGCGCGGGCATGGCGGCCGTGGTGACGGCGGGTCTCGGCTACCTCACCCGCTACTCGACGTACGACGCCCTCGACGGGGAGATCGACACGTCGCTGTACATGCGGATGACGGGGATGACGTCGTTCGAGAAGGCGGCGATCCTGCTCGGCTGCGCCGCCGCTCTGACCGGAGTCGTCCTCGCGGTCACGCGGTTCGTCGCCCTGCGCCGTCATCGAGCACGTGAGGCCCGAGGCGTCGGCGACCGTCTCGCGTAGGCACGCTCCCGCGCTCTCCCCCTAGGGTGGATCCCTGACACGGGGTGCCCACGAGGGCTGAGATGAGACCCGTCGCACCTGATCCGGTTCGCACCGGCGGAGGGATGTCATCATGAGCGCTGCGCGCCCATCCACGGGAACGACCACGGAGCGGGAGCCGGGCTCGGCCGCCCTGCTCCATCAGCTGCGGGAGCACGTGCCGCTCGTGCAGTGCATCACGAACGCCGTCGTCACCGGCTTCACCGCGAACGTCCTCCTCGCGCTGGGCGCCGCGCCCGCGATGACGGACGTGCCGACCGAGGCGGGGCCGTTCGCGCGGATCGCGTCGGGGCTGCTCGTCAACCTCGGCACGCCGCACGCCGAGCAGCGGGAGGCGGCGGTCGAGGCGGCCCACGCGGCGCGCGGGGCGGGGACGCCGTGGGTGCTGGATCCCGTCGCGGTCGGCGCCCTGCCGGTGCGGACGCGGCTCGCGCACGAGCTCGTGGCGCTGTCGCCGACGATCGTGCGCGGCAACGCGTCGGAGGTCATCGCGCTCGCGACCGGCGGCGCGGGTGGCCGCGGGGTCGACGCGACCGACGAGGTGGAGGCGGCGCTCGACGCCGCGACGCTGCTGGCGCGCACCTTCGGCACGGTCGTCGCGGTGTCGGGGCCGGTCGACCACATCACGGACGGGACCCGGTTCGTGCGCGTGCACACGGGCGACGCGCTCCTCACGAAGGTCACGGGCGGGGGCTGCGCGCTCGGCGCGGTGATGGCGGCGTTCGCGTCGACGGACCCGGATCCGCTGCGGGCCGCCGTGGCCGCGACGAGCGTCTACACGATCGCCGCGGAGATCGCCGCGGAGGGGGCGCGCGGGCCCGGATCCTTCGCGGTCGCGCTGCTCGACGCGCTCGACGCCGTCTCGCCCGAGCTCGTCGCCCAGCGCGAGCGCCTCTCGTGAGCGGCCTCGACCTCTCCGTCTACCTCGTCACCGACCCCGCGCTGTGCGGCGAGCGCGGCGTGCCCGCGGTCGTCGCCGCGGCGGTGGCGGGCGGGGCGACGGCCGTGCAGATCCGCGACAAGCACGCGAGCGCGGCCGAGCTGCTGGTGACGGTCGTCGCGGCGGCGGATGCCATCGACGCGCATGCCGCCGCGCATCCGACGGCACCGCGCCCGCTGCTGCTCGTCGACGACCGCGTCGACGTCGTCCTCGCAGCCCTCGCCCGCGGCGTGCGGGTGGACGGCGTGCACGTGGGCCAGTCGGATGTGCCGGCCGACCTCGTGCGCCGGATGCTCGACGCCGCGAGCCCCGACCGGCGGCTCGTCGTGGGCCTCACGGCGAACACGCCCGCACACGTCGAGGCGGTCCGCGCGTTCCCCGCGGGCACGGTCGACTACCTCGGCGTCGGCGTGATCCGGCCCACGAGCACCAAGCCGGACCACCCGGCGCCGCTCGGGCACGACGGGTTCGGGATCATCGCGGGGCTCTCCCCCGTGCCGTGCGTCGCGATCGGCGGGGTGGACGTGCGGGACGTGGCGGCGATCGCGGCGGCGGGTGGCGCCGGGACGGCCGTCGTGTCCGCCATCTGCTCGGCGGAGGATCCCGAGGCGGCGGCGTGCGAGCTCGCGGAGGCGTGGGCGCGGGTGCGCGCCGCGGCGATGGCGGACGCGGCGTCCGTCGAGGGCGACGTCGCGGCGGCGCCCGAGAGCCACGGGCCGGCGACCCCGCGCCGTCCGGTCCCGCGCGTCCTCAGCATCGCCGGCACGGATCCCACGGGCGGGGCCGGCATCCAGGCCGACCTCAAGTCCATCGCGGCGAACGGCGGCTACGGCATGGCCGTGGTCACGGCGCTCGTCGCGCAGAACACGACGGGCGTCCGCGAGATCCACGTGCCGCCCGTCGCGTTCCTGCGCGCGCAGCTCGACGCGGTCTCCGACGACGTCGTGATCGACGCGGTGAAGATCGGCATGCTCGGATCCGCCGCCGTGGTCGACGAGGTGGCCGACTGGCTGCGCGCGGTGCGCCCGCCGGTCGTCGTGCTGGATCCGGTGATGGTCGCCCAGTCCGGCGACGCGCTCCTCGACGCCGACGCGACCGAGGCGCTCCGCCGCCTGCTGCCCCTCGCCGACGTCGTCACCCCGAACCTGCCGGAGCTCGCCGCGCTCCTCGGCGAGCGCGAGGCCGACGGCTGGGACGCGGCGCTCGCGCAGGGGCGGACGCTCGCCGTGCGGCACGGCGTCCGCGTCATCGTCAAGGGCGGCCACCTACGCGAGGACGACTGCCCGGACGCGCTCGTGGCGCCGGCCGCGACCACTGCGGAGACGGCGGTGCACGTCGTCGACGGCCCGCGGATCGCGACCACCAGCACGCACGGCACCGGCTGCTCCCTCTCCAGCGCGCTCGCGACGCTGCACGCGCGCCGCGGCGACTGGCTCGCCGCGCTGACGGAGGCGAAGGCCTGGCTCACCGGATCGCTCGAGCACGCGGAGGACCTCGAGGTCGGATCCGGTGCCGGACCGCTCGACCACCTGCGCGCGCTGTGGGACGCGGCCGGCACGCACGCGGGATCCATCGCGGAGGAGATGTGGGCGGGATCCGCCGACCTCCGCCGCGAGATCGACGACCTCCCCTTCGTCCGCCGCCTCGGCGACGGCACGCTGCCCGAGGCGTGGTTCTCGCACTACCTCGCGCAGGACGCGATCTACCTCCGGGCCTACTCGCGCGTGCTCGCGCGCGCCAGCCAGCTCGC
This window encodes:
- the thiM gene encoding hydroxyethylthiazole kinase, with protein sequence MSAARPSTGTTTEREPGSAALLHQLREHVPLVQCITNAVVTGFTANVLLALGAAPAMTDVPTEAGPFARIASGLLVNLGTPHAEQREAAVEAAHAARGAGTPWVLDPVAVGALPVRTRLAHELVALSPTIVRGNASEVIALATGGAGGRGVDATDEVEAALDAATLLARTFGTVVAVSGPVDHITDGTRFVRVHTGDALLTKVTGGGCALGAVMAAFASTDPDPLRAAVAATSVYTIAAEIAAEGARGPGSFAVALLDALDAVSPELVAQRERLS
- the thiD gene encoding bifunctional hydroxymethylpyrimidine kinase/phosphomethylpyrimidine kinase, which encodes MSGLDLSVYLVTDPALCGERGVPAVVAAAVAGGATAVQIRDKHASAAELLVTVVAAADAIDAHAAAHPTAPRPLLLVDDRVDVVLAALARGVRVDGVHVGQSDVPADLVRRMLDAASPDRRLVVGLTANTPAHVEAVRAFPAGTVDYLGVGVIRPTSTKPDHPAPLGHDGFGIIAGLSPVPCVAIGGVDVRDVAAIAAAGGAGTAVVSAICSAEDPEAAACELAEAWARVRAAAMADAASVEGDVAAAPESHGPATPRRPVPRVLSIAGTDPTGGAGIQADLKSIAANGGYGMAVVTALVAQNTTGVREIHVPPVAFLRAQLDAVSDDVVIDAVKIGMLGSAAVVDEVADWLRAVRPPVVVLDPVMVAQSGDALLDADATEALRRLLPLADVVTPNLPELAALLGEREADGWDAALAQGRTLAVRHGVRVIVKGGHLREDDCPDALVAPAATTAETAVHVVDGPRIATTSTHGTGCSLSSALATLHARRGDWLAALTEAKAWLTGSLEHAEDLEVGSGAGPLDHLRALWDAAGTHAGSIAEEMWAGSADLRREIDDLPFVRRLGDGTLPEAWFSHYLAQDAIYLRAYSRVLARASQLAPTPDAQVVWARGAADAIAAESALHEEWLSRHPAPAVAGPVTCAYVDHLLAHAAGSDYAVLVAALLPCFTIYADVGTRLRAVGAAATEAGDAHPYAAWLATYADPAFAAATRRACELVDEAAVIAGPSRRAAMLEASRLSSAYERDFFRAPEALG
- a CDS encoding S9 family peptidase encodes the protein MTDPAVPAVSSPASDSASTPPVAEQRPIERTFHGDTFVDRYEWLRDKDDARVIAHLEAENAYTGGQTAHLEPLRERIFTEIKDRTQETDLSVPVREGDWWYYARTVEGSQYAIRCRRPVEGPDDWTPPAVEPAADGAAIPGEQVLLDSNAEADGHEFFSLGAFEVSPDGSLLAYSTDVEGDERFTLRIRDLATGEDLADEIPGTSHGATFSAHGDHLFYVTVDDAWRPDTVWRHRVGTPASQDVKVFTEPDESYFVGFGMTRSRQYLVIEVGSKITTEVLLLDAGDPTGAFRSVWPRRHGVEYDVDHAVIDGSDRLLILHNDGATNFELIDVPADDPTSTTDRQVVIPHDDEVRLEDASAFADHLVISYRREGLTRVGVIPFDRVLDGEQLHEIAFDEPIYTVGTAGNPEFAQPTVRLGYTSLATPATTYDYVLATRELRLLKQQPVRGGYDADDYVQTREWATAEDGTEIPLSVIYKRGLVHPGAPAPLLLYGYGSYEASIDPSFSIARLSLLDRGMAFVIAHVRGGGEMGRRWYDEGKTLTKKNTFTDFVAAADHLIARGWTSPDKLVAEGRSAGGLLMGAVANIAPDRFAGILAGVPFVDALTSILDPSLPLTVIEWDEWGDPLHDPEVYAYMKSYTPYENVREGVVYPRILAVTSLNDTRVLYVEPAKWTARLREVGAPVLLRTEMQAGHGGKSGRYDAWRERASDYAWVLDVAGLA